The DNA window GACGAGGTAGGACGTCGACCAGGGAGGCGCTCCGGCCATGGAGCCGTCTTGCGAGCGTCGATGGGTTGCTGTACCTCGTTCGAGGCGCACTCCGCCGAGCCGATGGGCTGCCGTAGATCCCGGAGGGAAATGCGGTGCGCCACAGCTCGAGCCAGAGGAGTCGACATGTCGCTGAATGTGCAGGAGCAGAAGTTCGAGTACGTGTTCAAGTGGTTCGATCAGAATGCTGACGGGTTCCTGTCCCAGGACGATTTCGAGAAGATCGCCGGGATCTTCAACACCGTCGCGGATGAGAAGGACGAGAAGAACCGCGCCACGATGAAGCGCGGTTTCTTGCTGTGGTGGGAGCTCTTGCAGAACGCGAAGGGGAACCCGCCGGCAGAGAAGGTCAGCAAGGACGAGTTCTTCGACGTCATGAAGACCTGCGTCATCGCGCCAGAGAACTTCGAGAATGTGGTGGGCACCATCGTCGATGGGCTGATCGGTGCGCTCGACCGGGATGGGAACGGCAGCCTCTCGCTGGACGAGTACGTGGGGATGTACGATGCGCTGGGCATCCCTCCGGCGACGACGACCGAGGCATTCAAGAAGCTCGATCGGGATGGCAACGGGGAGCTGAGCTACGCGGAGTTCCGGCAGGCCGTCTTCGAGTACTACCTCAGCGGGGACCCGGACGCGCCGGGCAACGGGATGCTCGGGCCGCTGAAGCTCGGCGAGTAACGTCGCAAGGACGCACTGGGCGCTTCGTCGAATCGATGCGATGAGACGGACGCCATGATCCGGGGGGTGACGGCGCTGGCGGATGCGTGCCTGGAGCCGTCACCCCGCGACCTCTCTGCACCACCACGTGCTCGGCACCGCCACGGGGACGAGGCCATCGACATCCCCGGGGGCCAGAGCCGTCTTGCGAGCGTCGATGGGTTGCTGTACCTCGATCGAGGCGCACTCCGCCGAGCCGATGGGCTGCCGTAGATCCCGGAGGGAGATGCGGTGCGCCACAGCTCGAGCCAAAGGAGTCGTCATGTCGCTGAGTGTGCAGGAGCAGAAGTTCGAGTACATCTTCAAATGGTTCGATCAGAATGGTGACGGGTTCCTGTCCCAGGACGATTTCGAGACGATCGCCGGGATGTTCAACGCCATCGCGGACGAGAAGGACGAGAAGAGCCGCGCCTCGATGAAGCGAGGCTTCTTGCTCTGGTGGGAGCTCTTGCAGAGCGCCAAGGGGAGCCCGCCGGCAGAGAAGGTCAGCAAGGAGGAGTGGGTCGACGTGATGAAGTCCTGCGTCCTCGCGCCAGAGAACTTCGAGAACGTGGTGGGCACCATCGTCGATGGGATGATCGGCGCGCTCGACCGGGATGGGAACGGCAGCGTGTCGCTGGACGAGTACGTGCGGATGTACGAGGCGCTGGGGGTCTCTCCGGCGACGACGGGCGAGACGTTCAAGAAGCTCGATCGGGATGGCAACGGGGAGCTGAGCTGCGCGGAGTTCCGGCAGGCCGTCTTCGAGTACTACCTGAGCGGGGACCCGGACGCGCCGGGCAACGGGATGCTCGGGCCGCTGAAGCTCGGCGCGTAACGGCGTCTCTCGGACCTCCCGAGCGCGTCGTGGAATCGGCGCATCCAGCCATCCTCCGGAGAACTCTTCGCACCAGCAAATTTCCGGCACCGCGAAGAGGCCCAGATCATTGATGTTCCTGGGAGTTCATGGTCTTGGTGGACGGTGACGCCCAGCGATGCCTCGCCCCACCGATGCACGGTCGAGGGGAGATGGTCAGAGGGCGCGCCCCATGTCTCCACGCCCGAACGCGTGGATGCTCTGCCGAGGAGTCCAACCATGAACCACACTTCCTTTCGATCTGCCGCCATCATCCTCGCCTGCCTCGTCGCCGTGCCGCTCACGGGGTGCGTGATCAAGACAGGGGACAACAACGAGGGCGGCGGCGGCTCCACGGGGGAAGGAGGTGCTGGCGGGACGGGCGGTGCCGGGGGCTCGGGCGCTGGCACGGCCTGCTTCGAGCCCACGCCGTTCAGCGCGGGTGAGAGCTTCGTCGCCGCGGATGGTGACAACGTCCGGACGTTCCAGTTCACGCTGCCGTCCGATCCGGAGGGCGGCGCCGTCACCATCACCGCCACGGGCGACCAGCTCCTCGGAGAGATCCGGGTGGCCGACCTCGCCGACGGCAACATCGTGCCCCTGATCATCAACAACGACGGCGTCGCCGAAGCGGCGTTCGTGGGCGAGCCTGGCGTCACCTACGAGGTGGAGATCTCGGAGTCCTCGGTGACGGCCACCGATCGCACGGTGGAAGTCGACGTCACCTGGAAGCTCGACACCCTCCGCGACTGCTACGAGCCCAACGACACCCCCGCCCAGGCGGCGCCCATTGCGCTCGGCGAGACGATCACCGCCTACACCTTCGCCGGCTACCTGGCCAACGAGTGGCCGTCGCTCGAAGCCCACGCCGACTACTACGCCGTCGAGGTGGACCGCCCCGGCACGCTGCACATCGTCCACAACCAGCCGTCGCGCCCCGACGGTACGCCGCTCGCCCTGAGCCTGTCGGTCTACCGCCAGGGCTCGAACGACGAGCTGGGCGGCGTCACTGCCCTCGACGGCCCCAACGAGCTGGAGATCACCGTGGACGCGGCCGGGACCTACGTCCTGTTCGTCGGACCCTTCAGCAGCCTCGTCTACGCCGGCGCCCCCGGTGAGGGCGTCCACTGGACGCAGCCCTACACGCTCACGACCACCCTGAAGTGATGGCGTGATGGCGCTCCTCGGTGAGCCCATCGCACCTCGGTAGCGGCGTACGGGGCTCAGCATACGGCCCCGTACCGCGGGTCGTTCTCGACCGCATCCCGTCGGTTGGACAGGGGCCCCGCAGCCGCCACGATGGTGAACGCTCGCGATGCCCCCGCTTCGTCGTTTCTGGTTCGAATTCGTCGTGGATTGCGTCGAGGAGCTTCCTCCGGGCGTCCGGATGGGTTGTGGCGTGACGAGATCAACGGAGGTGAACTCCGGGTCAGGACGTCTTCGGAGAAGGTAGGTTCAATGGATCCAGCCATGTGGCAGATGGTTCTGTCCACTTCCAGGACATGGCATGGGCCAGTACTTCCATCCACATGTCGTGGCCCACCAGGACGAAGTGTCTGCACCCAGCGCATCGTGCCCCCACTTCTTCAATCCAGGTTGACGCTGTTACTTCATAGAAGTTGGGATCCGGGCAGTTTCCAGTGCGTATCCAGTCGGAATAGAATCGCTGGCGCATTTCTTCGTAATCCGGGACGATCCCCCTTGGCTCCATGGCGCTCTGATCGAAGCGACCGTCTGGCAATGCGTCTGTGTCGGTTGCCCCAGGGTATGTGCAGACCCATTGGCCGGCTTTGAAGTGGATTTCGACCCCGCGGGATACAAGATCCTCGTCGAGATTCTCAGGCAACGCCACGACATCGAGTTCGATGGTGGTGTGACCATTTTCTACAACGCGGATGCGCATCTCCGGGACCGAGGGAGAAACGAACCAGGGGACAGCGATGGCTTGAAGACGTCCT is part of the Chondromyces crocatus genome and encodes:
- a CDS encoding EF-hand domain-containing protein — its product is MSLNVQEQKFEYVFKWFDQNADGFLSQDDFEKIAGIFNTVADEKDEKNRATMKRGFLLWWELLQNAKGNPPAEKVSKDEFFDVMKTCVIAPENFENVVGTIVDGLIGALDRDGNGSLSLDEYVGMYDALGIPPATTTEAFKKLDRDGNGELSYAEFRQAVFEYYLSGDPDAPGNGMLGPLKLGE
- a CDS encoding EF-hand domain-containing protein, with the protein product MSLSVQEQKFEYIFKWFDQNGDGFLSQDDFETIAGMFNAIADEKDEKSRASMKRGFLLWWELLQSAKGSPPAEKVSKEEWVDVMKSCVLAPENFENVVGTIVDGMIGALDRDGNGSVSLDEYVRMYEALGVSPATTGETFKKLDRDGNGELSCAEFRQAVFEYYLSGDPDAPGNGMLGPLKLGA